One window of the Cryptomeria japonica chromosome 7, Sugi_1.0, whole genome shotgun sequence genome contains the following:
- the LOC131071938 gene encoding uncharacterized protein LOC131071938, whose amino-acid sequence MNEEGAILRQTSIRPARDEHPVTMRQNSIRSRSSDAVIGHSGASSAQIPEANDHYVQYIRGFTDLAAAFNWGVVVLTLGSYGLVLSDPVFWLCWSILVTEAVIFYSVRPYWNWIENSTRTTDESQDTKKPHRPSDHERAGAVFLKVGMSIALITLLLYSQDIAQRQTKIILVVSLSIILFEGFAPILIAKEEMRSLMRNPSAKRKEMMRSITEGHNWNASSFLTPSVINAMICVTGATVLGGNLGSLMPEKPYWIFISIIVVDLMAEAIHRFDCGKRSLFAIPEDLPKIHYLAIILRLIIEGFLCYWMTKEICQDSYFPSNVDINACDGQCQERSKQLLITMVALGGLQAAGTFTIPLCSCVLGPHFLPSILLSAIVFIGYLFMCGLKWLCYKILGYW is encoded by the exons ATGAACGAAGAGGGGGCAATTCTGAGGCAAACTAGCATTAGACCTGCGCGTGACGAGCATCCTGTAACAATGAGGCAAAACAGCATTAGATCTCGTTCCAGTGATGCTGTAATAG GCCATTCAGGTGCTTCCTCTGCCCAGATTCCGGAGGCAAATGATCATTACGTCCAATACATCAGGGGATTCACTGATTTGGCTGCCGCATTTAATTGGGGTGTCGTAGTGCTGACCCTTGGAAGTTATGGACTGGTGCTGTCTGACCCTGTATTTTGGCTGTGCTGGAGTATCCTTGTCACAGAGGCTGTTATTTTTTACTCCGTACGACCTTACTGGAACTGGATTGAAAATTCCACACGAACAACAGATGAATCGCAGGACACTAAAAAGCCTCATCGACCCTCTGATCATGAAAGAGCGGGAGCAGTCTTTCTCAAGGTGGGCATGAGCATTGCCCTCATTACCCTGCTTTTATATAGTCAGGACATTGCACAAAGGCAAACAAAAATAATCTTGGTTGTTTCACTCTCAATTATTTTATTCGAAGGGTTTGCTCCCATTTTAATAGCAAAAGAGGAGATGAGGAGTTTGATGAGGAACCCATCGGCCAAGCGTAAAGAGATGATGCGCAGTATTACAGAGGGTCATAATTGGAATGCTTCAAGTTTTTTAACTCCGTCTGTAATAAATGCAATGATTTGTGTGACAGGAGCAACTGTCCTGGGAGGGAACTTGGGTAGTCTAATGCCTGAGAAACCCTACTGGATTTTCATTTCTATAATTGTGGTAGATCTCATGGCAGAGGCTATTCATAGATTTGATTGTGGAAAGCGGTCTCTATTTGCTATACCGGAGGATTTGCCAAAAATACACTATCTTGCTATCATATTACGACTGATCATTGAAGGGTTTCTGTGTTACTGGATGACCAAAGAGATCTGTCAAGATTCCTATTTTCCTTCAAATGTGGACATTAATGCCTGTGACGGGCAGTGCCAAGAGAGAAGCAAGCAACTGCTGATCACGATGGTAGCTCTGGGAGGCCTCCAAGCGGCAGGGACTTTCACCATTCCTTTATGTTCTTGCGTTCTCGGTCCtcattttcttccctccattcttttgTCTGCTATTGTCTTCATTGGTTATCTGTTCATGTGCGGATTGAAGTGGTTATGTTACAAGATTTTAGGTTATTGGTAA